A part of Anolis sagrei isolate rAnoSag1 chromosome 3, rAnoSag1.mat, whole genome shotgun sequence genomic DNA contains:
- the DONSON gene encoding protein downstream neighbor of Son → MCSVVPGYSPGFKRPPETLRLKRKRPRNGSGRSEEAPGLSPEGCAPLSPRPFPGSGRGRPRNPFLNLGNTPRPPQARKREAAAGGKFLNGLEEDRSPQKENYSEAAAVDTFIKDTPSVATSNADVPSFPSFEFPADWSIKTRLLFTSSRSFAWADHIKAQEESQGYVQHCRSTFTNLPQSIQEPKLSTDLRCAFQQSLVYWLHPFLPWLHLFPRIGADRKMAGKNNPWSYDEGLQQTLMSEWSLSFTSLYNLLRAKLCPYFYVCTYQFTVLFRAAGLGGSDVITALISPTTRGLREAMKSEGIEFYMPFQEIRKGKSNSSSSHLESEFANDSEGTGKNAENEEEQQLSCGNDEDDDDEGFLWLEEMGVQDKIKKPDTISIQLNKERHEVQLDHKPESVVLVKGTNTFTLLNFLMNCKSLVASAGPQAGLPPTLLSPVAFRGATMQMLKARSISIKAQVNSHYKDAFSLEIVGPVMPHSLHSLCMLLQSSQNGSFSAVCYSHEPTAVFNVGIGNEKKIKEESLGKDLCNCGIHPDALSQLALSPTLGKSSIRTLEVSDYTYTWKV, encoded by the exons ATGTGCTCCGTGGTGCCGGGCTACTCGCCGGGCTTCAAGAGGCCCCCGGAGACGCTGCGCCTGAAGAGGAAGAGGCCGCGGAATGGAAGCGGCAGGAGCGAGGAGGCGCCCGGCCTCTCCCCGGAGGGCTGTGCCCCGCTGTCCCCGCGGCCTTTCCCCGGGAGCGGAAGAGGCCGGCCCAGGAACCCCTTCCTCAACTTGGGCAACACTCCGCGGCCCCCGCAGGCCAGGAAGAGAGAGGCCGCGGCGGGAGGAAAG TTTCTGAATGGTCTTGAAGAGGACAGGTCTCCTCAGAAAGAAAACTATTCTGAAGCGGCTGCTGTGGACACTTTCATCAAG GACACCCCATCTGTAGCCACTTCCAATGCCgatgttccttccttcccaagTTTTGAATTCCCTGCGGATTGGAGTATTAAAACCCGCCTTTTATTTACGTCTTCTCGGTCGTTTGCATGGGCAGATCACATAAAAGCCCAAGAAGAATCCCAAGGATATGTCCAACATTGTAGATCAACATTTACAAACCTTCCTCAAAGCATTCAG GAACCCAAACTCTCTACAGACCTCCGATGTGCTTTCCAGCAAAGTCTTGTGTATTGGCTTCATCCATTCCTGCCATGGCTGCACCTGTTTCCTCGCATTGGAGCAGATAGGAAAATGGCCGGAAAAAATAATCCTTGGTCCTATGACGAAGGCCTCCAACAAACTCTCATGAGTGAATG GTCTCTCAGTTTTACCTCTCTCTATAATCTGTTGAGAGCCAAGCTGTGTCCCTATTTCTACGTTTGCACTTACCAGTTTACGGTGCTCTTTCGTGCAGCAGGGCTTGGTGGGAGCGATGTAATCACTGCATTAATTTCTCCTACAACCAGAGGCTTAAGGGAAGCCATGAAAAGTGAAG GCATTGAATTTTATATGCCATTCCAAGAAATCAgaaaaggaaaatcaaattcTTCATCATCTCATCTGGAATCAGAATTTGCTAATGATTCTGAAGGAACAGGCAAAAATGCAGAGAATGAAGA GGAGCAACAGCTTAGTTGTGGTAATGATGAAGATGACGACGACGAAGGATTTTTATGGCTGGAAGAGATGGGAGTTcaagacaaaataaaaaagcCTGATACAATTTCTATCCAACT CAATAAAGAGAGACATGAAGTACAGCTGGATCACAAACCTGAGTCTGTGGTGTTAGTGAAAGGAACGAACACATTCACCTTGCTGAACTTTTTGATGAACTGTAAGAGTTTAGTGGCTTCTGCCGGTCCTCAGGCTGGTCTCCCTCCAACACTGCTCTCCCCAGTTGCTTTCAGAGGGGCGACGATGCAGATGCTCAAG gCCCGAAGCATAAGCATAAAAGCTCAAGTGAATTCACATTACAAAGATGCATTTAGTTTGGAGATTGTGGGTCCTGTCATGCCTCATTCGCTACATTCGTTGTGCATGCTGCTGCAGTCTTCTCAGAATGGATCTTTCTCTGCTGTGTGTTATTCGCATGAGCCGACAGCAGTCTTCAACGTGGGCATCGGCAATGAGAAGAAGATAAAGGAG GAATCGCTTGGCAAAGACCTTTGCAACTGCGGAATACACCCTGACGCTTTGAGTCAACTTGCTCTTTCTCCAACATTAGGAAAGTCTTCTATCCGGACCCTTGAAGTTAGTGATTACACCTACACGTGGAAAGTCTAA